The following DNA comes from Plasmodium relictum strain SGS1 genome assembly, contig: PRELSG_00_v1_277, whole genome shotgun sequence.
ATTATGCAAGCAACTGCATGTAAAACTACACCATTGACTACAAGTGCATCTCCATCTGCTAAAAAGACGGCAAAAGCAACTGCATCTACAAATGCATCATCATCAACACTTTCAACTACACTAAGTactataaaacaaaattccAATGTTACATTAACTAATTTCAAAACTATTACATCCGTAAATAATTTACCTGCAAGCATTCATGTTCATAACACAAGTTATGGGAATATGTCCTCAGGTATTTCTATTAAAAGTTCGTCTACACCAACTAAATCTATAATTATTCCTCTTTCATTTGCCTTGGGATCATTTTTGGGAATTCTTctcctttttatatttgtatacAGAGTAAGAAAAAATGATCGCATAAATGTGTATATATACctgtatttattttatttattaattttgattaaaactataaacataaaagaaatatattttataaatttaatattttctatatatataatagtgCACTCCCATTGGATCGTGGCTTGGTAACAGTAgatcaaagaaaaaaagaatacggaaaaaaaaaaaagaagtacAAATAGATAGTGCACCAATATTCCTAGGATTTTCAGATAAAAAATCAGAGATCAATATGAAAAACTTTTCAATATGTAATGAGGCAAACAGTTTCACATGTGAAATTAGATtggaaaatgaaattaatataaatgagaGATATGGCAAAGAAGAAtctaaagaaaataaaaatgaagaaaaaagagaaaaaacaGAAAAAGCAGAAAAACGTAGTGAAAGAAATATCGAAAAAAAGAGTAATGTTGTAGCAAGAACGAAAAAGTGGAAATGGAAGGCTGTAATTGAAGTATATATGATAATATTAGAGGAGTTTCAAAAAGAGGAGTGGGAATTGAATAGAAGAgaatttctaaaaatttGTTTGGAAGAATTTAAAGAAGACATTTATTTGGATGTAATTAATAGACACTTAAATATGGGGGCAGATCAAGAAGAAATTACtagtatttttttagaaCAAAGACCTCTATGGAAAATATGGGCAGAAAGAAACAATAAGTTGATAGAGAAATGGAAAAAGGAACATTggtttaaaaatttaaagagaGAATGGAAAAAAGAggtaaataaatatgtagaattaatagaaaaagaagagaTGATGGAAGGCAAAGAAAATGGAGAAATTAACCCTATGCTAGAGagacaaaaaataatatggaAAAAGTGGATGCAAAAGCAAAAAATGTCGCGTACTTTTGATAACGatgaattattaaaacaGTTGTTAGTAGAATATCAAACAGaagaagaaatgaaaaaaagtgTGGAAACAATAGATAAagggaaaataaaaagggaGATTgagaagaaaaataaagcaaataatgatttaatcaaaaataaattaatatcgAGATTAAAAATAGAGATACACATGATGGTATTAGACGAGTGCAAAAAAGAGGAATGGATAGGGAgcaaaaaagaatttttgaAGACGTGTATAGAAGAGCTGAAAATGCAGAACAGTTCAGacgaaaaaacaaaatttttagaaatagaagaagaaataatgaaaaacattatattaggaaaaaaaaaaaacgaattagagaaaatgaagaaagaaaaatgttttattgAATTAAAGCAGGAATGGAAGAAcaaagaaaagaaatatatggAAGAATTGAATAAAGAAAACTTATCAGGAGATAATGAAGAGAGAATTGAAAATTCTATGCTACAAAAGCAAAAGATTATATGGAAGAAACATTGGGAAGAGATACACAAGAAGTTAGAGGATGAAAATAAGAAAGAATGCTTTATAAAGTTGATGGAAGAATtagagaaaaaagaaatcaatataaaagaaatagataAGATTAATGtagtagaaaaaaatataaaggaaaatgaaattgtgaaggaaaaaaaaaaagaatacatACAATTAGAGAAAAAAGAggaaatatatagaaaagatgaaaaagtaggaaaaaaaaagaaaaaaaaaattaaacatatGGAAGGGAAGGTGGAAGAAGTAAAGgaaaagaataattatatGGCATTGAGAAAGAAGCCGAAGCGAAAAACTATAATAGAGATACATATGATGATAATGCAAGATTGTAAAGAAGAAGAGTGGGAATTAAACAGAGTAgaatttttagaaatttGCTTGAATGAATGGTTAAAAAATGAgggaataattaaaaatgtaatgGACAAAAAAGTCATGCTAAAAGGAGAAAAAGAAAGCAATAATGTAGCATTAGAAAAGAAGAAGATGCTATCAAAGAAATGGATAGAAAGACAAAGAAGACTGTTGGAAAAATGGGAAAAAGAAGAATGgtttaaaaatttgaaagAAGAATGGAAAATGGAGGAAGATATTTATGCAAAAACAAAAGATAAATTAGATTTCATCGATAGGCAAGATAAAATAGAGAGTAATCCTACATTagagagaaaaaaagaaatatggAAGCAATGGATACAGAGACAAAGGGAGGCATTTATGGAACATTATAAGGAGGGATGGTTTAGAGAGTTATTAGAAGAATATGAGAAAGAAGAATGtgaatttataaaagaagaaaacgAGAAAAAtgtagaagaagaaaaaaattacttaGAAAATGAGAGAAGAGAAGTAGCAATAGTAGACATAAAGAAAgaagtaaataataatataaagaagaaaaggtTAATATCTAATATGTGCGTAGAGATACATATGATGGTATTAGATCAATGTAAAAAGGAGGAGATAGAATCCATGACAAATGAGTTTCTTAAATTATGCATAGAACAAAAGAAAGAACATGAAGGATCTCGTGAACAAGAAGTGGGAAATAAGGAAGTAGATGAAGTAgagaaaaaaagagaaatgaatattatgataaagaagaagaaagaaaaatgGGAGTGTTGGAAAAAAGAGGATTGGTTTCAAGAGTTAAAGTTGAATTGGAAAAAGGAAATGATACATATGAAAGAAATAACGGATAATATAAGAGAAAAAGTAGTAAATCCCATGTTAGAAACACAAATAATTGAGAAACACTGGCAAGAAAAACAAAggaatattttaaagaaacggaataaacaaaataaacaTGAAAGATCGATGAAAAAGAACaaagatgaagaaaaaataggaGACAAAAATGATGAAGACGGTTTAAAAGAATGGAATATTACAATACTATAAATCTTAGTATAGTATACACTATATAATAATAGGttcttaatttatttattaattattcaattactttttatataactagttattaataaaaaatattttaagcaTTTATAATGATAAGCGTCATCTTTCCAATCAGGAAAATAAGGCTAATAAtgtattggttaataaaagacattattaaccttttataaCATAAAATTAGCTTACTAATCAGGTAAATACAAGTCAGCCATGCATCGGttctagttaaaaaaagaaaaaaatatatatatatatagctatatttttttttgtatttatttttttttatgtttattttacttttatatacatatccttgtaattatttaataaaaaagaaaaaaaaattt
Coding sequences within:
- a CDS encoding surface-associated interspersed protein (SURFIN), which codes for MNTEKKIDRRKARSASKYGHQYETWKNQVTSDFNNELQNINIERDITKKRKSCRDFNNNVDDTKEDFMGVKVIDLQVEGNPEEAWKEIEQHINNKISQFPNLQCKRIPSNYPKAKRNKRNKIVDFCEERDKHFHSLKMKKTNDECLNYNQWINDEKNKFLNNNPWSISDSMGNDQAFKISRNCTLINMSMFSNEDCSKYNSRPSNSLSQQRSFSPLVTTQTPNRKATPIKTTLHTITLNPTTASIPAQITIQITTLKPTNIYIPKNTSPPVNASTSAQVTTKRTTSTNIIQATSNNISTSTDTPTTKPKFTFTTTPNPVSTTEPTTTQATTSNPVSTTESTTTQATTPNPASTTEPTTTQATTSNPVSTTESTTTQATTPNPASTTEPTTTSATTQAITSNPVSTTEPTTTSANVPIIQNTSLSQSTFKPTIISKSTTTSTPSTTQAITPTIMQATACKTTPLTTSASPSAKKTAKATASTNASSSTLSTTLSTIKQNSNVTLTNFKTITSVNNLPASIHVHNTSYGNMSSGISIKSSSTPTKSIIIPLSFALGSFLGILLLFIFVYRCTPIGSWLGNSRSKKKRIRKKKKEVQIDSAPIFLGFSDKKSEINMKNFSICNEANSFTCEIRLENEININERYGKEESKENKNEEKREKTEKAEKRSERNIEKKSNVVARTKKWKWKAVIEVYMIILEEFQKEEWELNRREFLKICLEEFKEDIYLDVINRHLNMGADQEEITSIFLEQRPLWKIWAERNNKLIEKWKKEHWFKNLKREWKKEVNKYVELIEKEEMMEGKENGEINPMLERQKIIWKKWMQKQKMSRTFDNDELLKQLLVEYQTEEEMKKSVETIDKGKIKREIEKKNKANNDLIKNKLISRLKIEIHMMVLDECKKEEWIGSKKEFLKTCIEELKMQNSSDEKTKFLEIEEEIMKNIILGKKKNELEKMKKEKCFIELKQEWKNKEKKYMEELNKENLSGDNEERIENSMLQKQKIIWKKHWEEIHKKLEDENKKECFIKLMEELEKKEINIKEIDKINVVEKNIKENEIVKEKKKEYIQLEKKEEIYRKDEKVGKKKKKKIKHMEGKVEEVKEKNNYMALRKKPKRKTIIEIHMMIMQDCKEEEWELNRVEFLEICLNEWLKNEGIIKNVMDKKVMLKGEKESNNVALEKKKMLSKKWIERQRRLLEKWEKEEWFKNLKEEWKMEEDIYAKTKDKLDFIDRQDKIESNPTLERKKEIWKQWIQRQREAFMEHYKEGWFRELLEEYEKEECEFIKEENEKNVEEEKNYLENERREVAIVDIKKEVNNNIKKKRLISNMCVEIHMMVLDQCKKEEIESMTNEFLKLCIEQKKEHEGSREQEVGNKEVDEVEKKREMNIMIKKKKEKWECWKKEDWFQELKLNWKKEMIHMKEITDNIREKVVNPMLETQIIEKHWQEKQRNILKKRNKQNKHERSMKKNKDEEKIGDKNDEDGLKEWNITIL